Genomic DNA from Gemmatimonadota bacterium:
CCTGCTCGGACACCCGGGTCGCCTCGGCGCTCTCTTCAACCCCCTTCACTTCGACGACCCCGCGCTCCGGGATCTGCCCCCGCTTCGGCCTGCCCCTCTGCACCTGGCGCGCCGCGTAGAGGGCGAAATCGGGATGACCGGCCCCCTGGTCCGCCAATTCCTGAACGCAGAAGACCTTCGGCTTGAGCGTCGCCCCGACCCCGTTCAGCAGCCCCGCGAGCGCCGGATAATTCGAGCGCTCCCCTGTCGCGCCGCCGGATGCGCGTACGCGGCCGAGTTCGGCGAAGTACGCCTCCGCAGCTGCGATCAGCTTCCTGTCGGTTCCGGCCATTGGTATCCCCGGGGAGGCGCTGGTGTGCGTGGTTCATTGCTGAAGGCGCGCCGGCTTCGGGAAGATACCACGGGACCGGGTCCGGGGAAGAGCCACGTGCGTTCGCGATCTTCTTCGTAGCCCCGTCCCTTGCCAGCCACGGTGACTTCGTAGTATTTTAGGCACACCTAAAACCCTAACGACCTTTCCGTGACCACCGACCCGATCATCGCTCTCTCCGCATTCGCGATCCTCGCTCTGCTGGCGGCAGCGGCTCTCTGGCCCCGACACGGCATCTGGGCCCGTCTGGTGAGCCGTCTCCGCCTCACCGAGAAGGTGTGCACCGAGGACACGCTCAAGCACATCCATTCCTGCAACCGCCGCTGCGTGCCGTGCACCGTGCAGTCGCTTGCGGGGCAGATCGGCGTCTCGACGACTCGGGCCGCCGCGCTCCTCGCCACCGTGATCGAACAGGGGCTCGCGAGGGAAGGCGAGACCGGTCCGACGCTCACGGAATCCGGGGAAGCCTGGGCTCTCAGGCTCGTGCGCACCCACCGGCTCTGGGAGAGCTATCTGGCGGAGCGGACGGGAGTCGCGCCCACCGAATGGCACGAGGAAGCCGAGCGGGTGGAACACCGGCTCAGCGGAAGGGACACGGAAACTCTGGCGGCCAGTCTCGGGCATCCGCGCTGGGATCCGCACGGCGACCCGATACCCACCTCCGACGGCGAACTTCCGAGAGCTGAAAACCTCACGCTCCTGAACGCGCCGCTCGCCACTCGGCTGAGCGTGGTCCACTTGGAGGACGAACCCGCCGCCACCTATGCGGAGCTCCTCCGCCTCGGGTTGTTCCTGGGGCAGGAGCTCACCATTCTGTCGAGGGACGGGTCTTCCCTGCGGATCGATGCTGGCTTCGCCGAGCTCCATTTGGCGGCCACCCACGCTCGCAACGTCGGCGTCCGCCGCGTGTCGGCCGAGACGTCGATCCAAGGCGTGCCCGACGAGGCCTCCGGATGGACCACGCTCGCGGCTATGGCGCCGGGTGAGTCTGGAA
This window encodes:
- a CDS encoding metal-dependent transcriptional regulator, producing the protein MTTDPIIALSAFAILALLAAAALWPRHGIWARLVSRLRLTEKVCTEDTLKHIHSCNRRCVPCTVQSLAGQIGVSTTRAAALLATVIEQGLAREGETGPTLTESGEAWALRLVRTHRLWESYLAERTGVAPTEWHEEAERVEHRLSGRDTETLAASLGHPRWDPHGDPIPTSDGELPRAENLTLLNAPLATRLSVVHLEDEPAATYAELLRLGLFLGQELTILSRDGSSLRIDAGFAELHLAATHARNVGVRRVSAETSIQGVPDEASGWTTLAAMAPGESGRVVAISPACGGPQRRRLLDLGVVAGTEIQVELQASGGGPVAYRICDALIALRREQAAFIAVVPQQARAGKRVRAADRPRRDGREAV